The Fortiea contorta PCC 7126 genome has a segment encoding these proteins:
- a CDS encoding efflux RND transporter permease subunit: MKIGSIPRWSIQNPVILLALYVGILALAVLALFQLPVRMMPYLQSPLVAIVTMAPSSPPQEVETYISKPIEQRMTVLDGVRFVRSSSQQDMSLVTVQFAWGQDMQRSLGAVQSVMKSAEGDIPINGFDTRSYWVLPIDPLNRPVLTLALRGESWDSVRLRDFADNILVDRLKQVPDVQAVSIFGGYRRQLQIIVDREKLAAYGLSIVQVRDAIDRNNVSKGAGVLTKGDREIVVRSDERALGSQTVLDYPIFNQGDRIVYVRDVATVKDTYEERRSGYRYNGSPALGINIIQKPDASSPQVIERIRTELKRIQTQYPGVEFKEAYDNSHLVEIIKEGTIAELLISVALAGLVILVFLEDFRATAMVLISIPTSLAMSILPFVPMGMSLNSSTLIGVLLAIGRLVDDSIVVIESVERQLKQGRKPFHAAIEGTQEVFLAIAAATAVMVAALAPMTFAGGLTGIMFVGIVWPIIYALLASLIVSLTLTPLMAAYFLKPHSEHDLHKQTLLPRLLTPFRKGFGWLERSYASLLDLALKNRGMVLAVAIAFIYLGYSLYPFVGQEMMPLADSGQFMVTVEALAGISFAKTDAIAQNFEQILQKQPEVEKVSSEVGFELTNNSTYFSGYSMGGVNSASMIVTLKDRGERTRDIWQVIDAVEALARRTIPGIRRIAMQPMGVDVMATSAAPVQLAVYGEDLDILHRLADQVLSIAEKTPGLKMAHTSSTMTQPEYQLKVDRRRAMELGLSVAEVTEQARYALQGGYTQQYYNLPNRRLNSILVRYGQKDRGNAEDLAATYLTTKDGKQVPLNTVVTLESRKGPSLIEHVNGRRVVYVNGFYRKHAPASMDLSMTVAMQAGAELNFPPGYGLDSMGDMTDMMIEFARLLRGLVLSLVLIYLILVVQFGSFIQPLNMMLSIPLELAGVFGALLLAGQTFSTVSILGIIILSGIDVAGAILLIDLILTKRRQKIPRDVAIREAAPIRLKPILMTVIITLVVIIRLAFFPDTGMDAYSPIATVILGGLSISTLLTLIVIPVMHSVVDDGTQLFSRIFKKQYIRKH, translated from the coding sequence ATGAAAATCGGTTCAATTCCTCGCTGGTCGATCCAGAACCCAGTGATTTTGTTAGCCTTATATGTCGGTATTCTTGCCTTAGCAGTCCTGGCGCTATTTCAGCTACCAGTGCGGATGATGCCCTACCTACAGAGTCCTCTAGTTGCTATTGTGACAATGGCTCCTAGTTCACCTCCCCAAGAAGTGGAGACTTACATTAGTAAGCCAATTGAGCAGCGGATGACAGTACTAGACGGTGTGCGCTTTGTCCGCTCTAGTTCCCAGCAGGATATGTCACTGGTGACAGTGCAGTTTGCTTGGGGTCAAGATATGCAGCGATCGCTTGGGGCCGTACAAAGTGTGATGAAATCGGCGGAAGGCGATATACCTATTAATGGCTTTGACACACGCTCTTATTGGGTTCTGCCCATTGATCCTCTTAACCGTCCAGTTCTGACCTTAGCTTTGCGGGGGGAAAGCTGGGATTCGGTACGTCTACGGGATTTTGCGGACAATATCTTAGTTGATCGGCTGAAACAAGTACCTGATGTTCAGGCTGTATCTATTTTTGGCGGATACCGACGGCAACTGCAAATAATCGTAGACCGAGAAAAGTTAGCAGCCTACGGTCTTTCAATTGTGCAGGTGCGGGATGCAATCGACCGTAACAATGTTTCCAAGGGTGCTGGAGTATTAACCAAAGGCGATCGTGAAATCGTAGTGCGTAGTGATGAACGCGCTCTAGGTAGCCAGACCGTCTTAGATTATCCGATTTTTAATCAAGGCGATCGCATTGTTTATGTCCGAGATGTAGCTACCGTCAAAGATACCTATGAAGAACGGCGTAGTGGCTATCGCTACAACGGCTCACCAGCATTAGGAATCAATATTATCCAAAAGCCGGATGCTAGTTCTCCCCAAGTCATTGAGCGCATCCGCACTGAACTCAAGCGTATCCAAACTCAGTATCCAGGGGTTGAATTTAAAGAAGCCTACGACAACTCCCATTTGGTGGAGATTATCAAAGAAGGCACGATTGCAGAGCTACTTATCAGTGTAGCTTTGGCAGGGCTGGTGATTCTGGTTTTTCTAGAAGATTTTCGGGCAACGGCAATGGTACTCATCTCCATTCCCACCTCATTGGCAATGTCGATTCTGCCGTTTGTGCCGATGGGAATGTCCTTGAATTCTTCGACCCTGATTGGCGTGCTGTTAGCGATTGGGCGGCTAGTAGATGACTCGATTGTAGTGATTGAATCAGTCGAGCGCCAGCTGAAACAGGGTAGAAAGCCTTTCCACGCAGCGATTGAAGGAACACAGGAAGTATTTTTGGCGATCGCCGCAGCTACTGCGGTGATGGTTGCGGCATTAGCTCCGATGACTTTTGCTGGCGGACTAACAGGAATAATGTTTGTCGGTATTGTCTGGCCAATTATTTATGCCCTGTTAGCTTCCCTAATTGTGTCACTAACTTTGACACCCCTGATGGCAGCCTACTTTTTAAAACCTCACTCCGAGCATGATTTACACAAGCAAACCTTGCTCCCAAGGCTACTTACTCCATTTCGTAAGGGTTTTGGGTGGTTGGAAAGAAGCTATGCATCTCTGCTGGATTTGGCATTAAAAAATCGAGGAATGGTTTTAGCTGTGGCGATCGCTTTCATCTACTTGGGCTACAGTTTGTACCCTTTTGTAGGTCAAGAGATGATGCCTTTGGCGGACTCTGGTCAATTTATGGTGACTGTGGAAGCTCTTGCAGGGATATCTTTTGCCAAGACTGATGCGATCGCCCAAAACTTTGAGCAGATTCTCCAAAAGCAGCCGGAAGTTGAGAAAGTCTCTTCAGAAGTAGGGTTTGAACTAACCAATAACAGCACTTATTTCAGTGGTTATAGCATGGGTGGGGTAAACAGCGCCTCAATGATTGTGACTCTCAAAGACCGAGGCGAAAGAACCCGCGATATCTGGCAAGTGATTGATGCTGTAGAAGCTCTTGCTCGTCGTACCATTCCTGGTATCCGACGTATTGCTATGCAACCAATGGGAGTAGATGTCATGGCTACTTCCGCCGCGCCTGTGCAGCTCGCAGTCTATGGGGAGGATTTAGATATTTTACACCGCCTCGCCGACCAAGTTTTAAGCATTGCCGAGAAAACTCCTGGATTAAAAATGGCTCACACTAGTTCGACAATGACTCAGCCTGAATATCAACTAAAAGTTGATCGCCGTCGCGCGATGGAACTGGGACTTAGTGTTGCAGAAGTGACTGAACAAGCTCGTTACGCCTTGCAGGGGGGATATACTCAACAGTACTATAATTTACCTAATCGTAGACTGAACTCCATCTTAGTGCGCTACGGACAGAAAGACCGAGGGAACGCTGAAGACTTAGCTGCAACTTACCTCACAACAAAAGATGGAAAACAAGTGCCTCTCAATACAGTTGTTACTCTTGAGAGTCGTAAGGGGCCTAGCCTAATTGAACATGTCAATGGTCGTCGGGTAGTCTACGTCAATGGATTTTATCGTAAGCACGCTCCAGCCTCGATGGATCTATCAATGACAGTGGCAATGCAAGCTGGTGCTGAACTTAATTTTCCCCCTGGATATGGTCTGGACTCAATGGGTGATATGACCGACATGATGATTGAGTTCGCTCGGTTGCTTAGAGGGCTTGTGCTTTCCCTAGTACTTATTTATCTCATCTTAGTAGTTCAGTTTGGCTCATTCATCCAGCCGCTTAACATGATGCTGTCAATTCCCTTAGAACTAGCGGGAGTATTTGGAGCTTTATTGCTAGCTGGGCAGACATTTTCGACAGTTTCTATTTTAGGGATTATCATTCTGTCAGGAATTGATGTGGCTGGAGCAATCTTGCTGATTGATTTAATTTTGACAAAACGTCGGCAGAAAATTCCTAGAGATGTCGCTATTCGGGAAGCAGCCCCTATCAGACTCAAGCCGATTTTGATGACAGTAATTATCACTTTAGTAGTGATTATTCGACTGGCGTTTTTCCCTGATACTGGAATGGATGCATACTCACCAATCGCTACAGTGATTCTGGGAGGATTAAGCATCTCCACTCTACTCACTCTGATTGTCATTCCGGTTATGCATTCGGTAGTAGATGATGGAACTCAGTTATTTTCCCGTATTTTCAAGAAGCAGTACATAAGGAAACATTAA
- a CDS encoding efflux RND transporter periplasmic adaptor subunit yields MSGITDEDKNSRIKAENEQTPLSDLSPVEVETPDQVSNHDNANLVEIKPNKKSILSVKTVITLVFLAALIGGISIITKQFKPSSSMAGMEDMKGMSMEDMMRVDGSSNPTPVKVESIQPGLMEASVRYTGTVRPYLEVTVYPRVGGQLTEYSAYPGSKVRAGQVLARLTATELSDEVEEATTEMQAAKADEQASRKELDEQRQEIQRMAAESTYLETRVQRTEQVLLNSGAIARNDFDRQKSEATSAKAGLGAAKVKLERMQAQIVKAQAQVAQAKVKIQRLKVIESYKVITSPITGIVQERMADPGVVVQPGIGILKIGEYSKVRLQANVAQQNLAGVEIGSPIVARIIGNSTKTIKGRVTSIFPKAGEDTRTVTVEAVVDNLGGQILAGQAVEMQIITAHKPNALSVFQAALTESEGKQAVWVLAGKSAKRKFITTGLTNGDRTEVTSGLQPGDLVITSGQERLTENTLVAAVDDSGQPVASLSNAVEDNTQIKLVSPQGKAVSGDNQLVLEVQDSKTKKPVKVEGLEVSVAMPMKNSSPMSTDVEVKPDTQSGRFKVNTYLGMSGKWEVTAKVKDSSRIGSSSFTLDNR; encoded by the coding sequence ATGTCTGGAATTACTGACGAGGATAAAAACTCTCGCATCAAAGCAGAAAACGAACAAACTCCTCTTTCTGACCTTTCCCCCGTTGAGGTAGAAACACCCGATCAAGTCAGTAATCATGACAATGCTAACTTGGTTGAAATTAAGCCGAACAAAAAGTCCATTTTATCCGTCAAAACGGTCATTACACTTGTATTTCTTGCAGCGCTAATCGGTGGTATCTCAATAATAACCAAGCAGTTCAAACCCTCTTCTTCTATGGCTGGGATGGAAGATATGAAAGGGATGTCGATGGAAGACATGATGCGGGTAGACGGCTCTTCTAATCCCACCCCGGTCAAGGTCGAGTCCATCCAGCCTGGTTTAATGGAGGCAAGTGTGCGTTATACGGGGACAGTGCGTCCTTACCTGGAAGTGACTGTATATCCACGAGTGGGTGGGCAGTTGACTGAATACTCTGCCTACCCAGGAAGTAAAGTAAGAGCAGGACAAGTACTGGCCCGGTTAACTGCGACGGAACTTTCTGATGAGGTAGAGGAAGCAACAACGGAAATGCAGGCTGCCAAAGCTGACGAACAAGCTAGCAGAAAAGAACTAGATGAGCAACGTCAAGAAATACAGCGAATGGCAGCCGAGTCTACTTATTTAGAGACAAGAGTACAGCGAACTGAGCAGGTTTTATTAAATTCCGGGGCGATCGCCCGTAATGACTTTGACAGACAAAAAAGCGAGGCAACATCAGCCAAGGCGGGTCTGGGTGCTGCAAAAGTTAAATTAGAACGGATGCAAGCCCAGATAGTTAAAGCCCAAGCTCAGGTAGCACAGGCTAAAGTAAAAATTCAGCGTCTCAAAGTCATTGAGAGTTACAAAGTTATTACATCCCCGATTACAGGTATTGTACAGGAGCGCATGGCAGATCCTGGTGTAGTAGTACAACCTGGTATCGGGATTCTCAAAATTGGAGAATATAGCAAAGTTCGCCTCCAAGCAAATGTTGCCCAGCAAAACCTAGCAGGTGTAGAAATTGGTTCGCCAATTGTGGCGCGGATAATTGGCAACTCCACTAAAACCATCAAAGGTAGGGTTACAAGCATTTTTCCCAAAGCTGGGGAGGACACCCGTACAGTTACAGTTGAGGCAGTGGTAGACAATCTTGGTGGGCAGATTTTGGCAGGACAGGCTGTGGAAATGCAAATTATTACAGCCCATAAGCCAAACGCTCTGTCGGTTTTCCAAGCAGCACTGACTGAATCTGAAGGTAAGCAAGCTGTATGGGTTTTAGCAGGTAAATCAGCTAAACGCAAATTTATCACTACAGGTTTAACAAACGGCGATCGCACAGAGGTAACTAGCGGTTTGCAACCCGGCGATTTGGTCATCACTTCGGGACAGGAAAGACTGACTGAAAATACCTTGGTGGCGGCTGTTGATGATTCTGGTCAACCAGTTGCTTCCTTAAGTAATGCTGTAGAGGATAACACCCAAATAAAGTTAGTCAGCCCGCAAGGCAAAGCAGTATCTGGTGATAATCAACTGGTTCTAGAAGTCCAAGATTCTAAAACCAAGAAGCCTGTAAAAGTTGAGGGTTTAGAAGTTAGCGTCGCCATGCCAATGAAGAATTCCTCTCCCATGTCTACTGATGTGGAAGTAAAACCTGATACTCAATCTGGTCGTTTTAAAGTCAATACCTATTTGGGTATGAGTGGAAAGTGGGAAGTAACTGCCAAAGTCAAAGACTCCTCACGAATTGGCAGCAGTTCTTTTACGTTAGATAATCGCTAG
- a CDS encoding heavy metal-responsive transcriptional regulator, giving the protein MVAVVEQACCEALSPKKLLKIGELAKQTDVAVGTIRYYESLGLLTPVERSENGYRYYDDEAIKRLQFIKKAQSLQFSLSEIQQIVGVRSDGSPACPLVRGLLKKKIADLEEQIYRMKALKEELEAYQESWSSRPLDDPCSKELCSMIEEVACRDIPVHNLRGE; this is encoded by the coding sequence ATGGTTGCTGTAGTGGAACAAGCTTGTTGTGAAGCATTATCCCCAAAAAAACTACTGAAAATTGGTGAGCTAGCAAAGCAAACCGATGTGGCAGTGGGAACAATTCGGTATTACGAAAGCTTAGGATTGCTAACACCAGTTGAAAGAAGTGAAAATGGCTACCGTTATTACGATGACGAAGCAATCAAGCGACTGCAATTCATCAAAAAAGCTCAATCTTTACAGTTTTCCCTCAGTGAAATTCAACAAATAGTTGGTGTTCGCTCTGACGGTAGCCCTGCTTGTCCACTGGTTAGAGGCTTACTGAAAAAGAAAATAGCTGATCTTGAGGAGCAGATTTATCGCATGAAGGCGCTGAAGGAGGAGCTAGAAGCATATCAAGAAAGCTGGTCAAGCCGACCCTTGGACGACCCATGCAGCAAAGAGCTTTGTAGCATGATTGAGGAAGTTGCTTGTCGGGATATACCTGTTCATAACCTGCGAGGAGAGTAA
- a CDS encoding FixH family protein codes for MKSFKWLLIVLGSTGVISLGACSNGQQVDNSGNNPAVSSSKTTTGGQVIEPNTQTGEARMTLNTEATPLKTGKSTLMLNVTDAKSGKPLAVKNVAVEMVMSEQEMKAMGMQGVGTAKTQVKSASSPGMFEIQSSLPYGGNWQLKVNLKDIQPTANAVFNVAVK; via the coding sequence ATGAAATCTTTCAAGTGGCTCTTAATCGTTCTAGGAAGCACGGGAGTAATTTCTTTAGGGGCCTGTAGTAATGGACAACAGGTAGATAATTCAGGTAATAATCCGGCTGTCTCTTCCTCAAAAACCACGACAGGCGGGCAGGTGATTGAACCTAATACCCAAACGGGAGAAGCTCGCATGACTCTAAATACGGAAGCGACACCCCTCAAAACTGGAAAAAGTACTTTAATGCTGAATGTTACAGATGCCAAGAGTGGTAAGCCTTTAGCTGTCAAAAATGTAGCGGTTGAAATGGTTATGTCTGAGCAAGAAATGAAGGCAATGGGGATGCAAGGAGTAGGAACTGCAAAAACACAAGTCAAGTCAGCATCTTCACCCGGTATGTTTGAAATTCAAAGCAGTCTACCTTATGGTGGTAACTGGCAACTAAAGGTAAACCTTAAAGATATCCAGCCGACTGCCAACGCTGTCTTTAATGTAGCCGTTAAGTAG
- a CDS encoding thioredoxin family protein yields the protein MTKRQVEIFTADCPLCDETVQLVQELTCPNCEVSVYNLRQEQEKAQQYGVNAVPAIAINGRLVVTGKPSREQLQAAGVGQPLS from the coding sequence ATGACAAAACGTCAAGTTGAGATTTTTACTGCTGATTGTCCTCTTTGCGATGAAACAGTTCAATTGGTGCAAGAATTGACTTGCCCTAATTGTGAAGTATCAGTCTATAACCTGCGACAAGAGCAGGAGAAAGCCCAGCAGTATGGAGTGAATGCAGTGCCTGCGATCGCCATCAATGGGAGACTGGTTGTGACTGGCAAACCTAGTCGAGAGCAACTCCAAGCTGCTGGTGTAGGTCAGCCCCTGAGTTGA
- a CDS encoding heavy metal-responsive transcriptional regulator — translation MLTHDKKLLLIGQVTALSGVPIRTIRYYESLGLLNSSGRTEGGFRQFSLDVLTRLAFIKRAQNLGLSLEEIRDILNIYDEGKLPCGEVKQKLEDKVNEIECQIEELLALRDELTGLLSGWDNFTGKRKDTICPIIQ, via the coding sequence ATGTTAACCCACGATAAAAAGCTGCTTTTAATTGGTCAGGTAACAGCTTTAAGCGGAGTTCCTATCAGGACAATTCGCTATTATGAAAGTCTAGGTTTACTCAATTCTTCTGGGAGAACAGAGGGTGGCTTCCGACAATTTTCGTTAGATGTGCTTACCCGTTTAGCATTTATTAAACGGGCGCAAAATCTTGGTCTTAGTCTTGAAGAGATCAGAGACATTCTTAATATATATGATGAGGGAAAGCTGCCTTGTGGTGAAGTTAAACAAAAGCTGGAAGATAAGGTAAATGAAATTGAGTGCCAGATTGAAGAGCTATTAGCTTTAAGAGATGAACTAACAGGTTTACTCTCAGGTTGGGATAATTTTACAGGTAAACGAAAGGATACGATATGTCCCATCATTCAGTAA
- a CDS encoding class I SAM-dependent methyltransferase, with protein MTETKVRKQYDRLAAIYDQRWSNYVANTLSFLKSWAQISPSDVVLDIACGTGEFERLILTEQPTQQMVGVDISDKMLLVAKQKFCDYPNVSFYNASVLALPFASNSFDVVVSASSFHYFDDPDAALAEMKRVLKPDGKLVILDWCRDYLLCQICDIILKVFDPAYKQCYSQAEFHELLTSAGFNICHATKVRFGLIWGLMVATVTASR; from the coding sequence ATGACCGAAACCAAAGTTCGCAAACAGTATGATCGGTTGGCAGCAATATATGACCAACGCTGGAGCAATTACGTTGCTAATACTTTGTCATTTCTCAAAAGCTGGGCACAGATATCTCCATCAGATGTTGTGCTGGATATTGCTTGTGGGACAGGGGAGTTTGAGCGGCTGATTCTAACTGAACAACCGACGCAGCAGATGGTCGGAGTAGACATTTCAGACAAGATGCTACTTGTGGCTAAACAAAAATTTTGTGACTATCCTAATGTCTCGTTTTACAACGCATCAGTCTTAGCATTACCCTTTGCAAGTAACAGTTTCGATGTGGTCGTATCTGCTAGTTCGTTTCACTATTTTGATGACCCTGACGCTGCATTAGCAGAAATGAAAAGGGTTCTGAAGCCTGATGGTAAATTAGTGATTTTGGATTGGTGCAGAGATTATTTATTGTGTCAAATATGCGATATTATTCTGAAAGTTTTTGATCCAGCATACAAGCAGTGTTATTCCCAAGCTGAATTTCATGAGCTACTTACATCCGCAGGTTTTAACATTTGTCACGCAACTAAGGTTCGTTTTGGCTTGATATGGGGATTGATGGTAGCAACAGTAACAGCTAGTCGCTGA
- a CDS encoding MFS transporter, whose amino-acid sequence MTNIKSLSKTPAFKFVILLGFVSLCADATYEGARSITGAYLGVLGASGTVVGLVAGLGELIGYGFRLVIGYLSDQTRKYWGITTFGYFVNTAVVPLLALAGRWEVAAALMIAERTGKAIRTPPRDVLLSHAASQVGRGFGFGLHEAMDQTGAVMGPLAVAAVLYLQGGYRGGFAILIVPAVLGLIVLLIGQRLYPNPRDFEVDTATLKGEGLPRVFWIYLSAVALVAAGYADFPLIAYHLQKGAIASSNTIPLFYAVAMGVDAIAALIFGRLFDRRGISILIVAVLISCLFPPLAFSGNSNLALLGMILWGVGMGAQESIMKAAVAGMVPIDKRASAYGIFSAGYGLSWFLGSALMGILYDRSVGSLVVFSVVIQVAAIPIFWQVRRHNI is encoded by the coding sequence ATGACAAATATCAAAAGCCTTTCTAAAACCCCTGCTTTCAAGTTCGTAATTTTACTCGGCTTTGTTAGCTTATGTGCTGATGCAACCTACGAAGGGGCGCGTAGCATCACGGGAGCTTATCTTGGAGTTTTGGGTGCTAGCGGTACTGTGGTGGGGCTAGTAGCTGGTTTAGGGGAGTTAATTGGCTATGGTTTTCGCCTAGTTATCGGTTATCTCAGCGACCAAACCCGAAAATACTGGGGAATCACTACATTCGGTTATTTTGTTAATACAGCAGTTGTGCCGCTTTTAGCTTTAGCAGGACGTTGGGAAGTTGCAGCAGCTTTGATGATTGCTGAACGCACAGGCAAAGCGATTCGCACCCCACCGCGAGATGTGCTACTTTCCCATGCTGCTAGTCAAGTTGGCAGGGGTTTTGGTTTTGGCTTGCATGAAGCAATGGATCAAACAGGTGCTGTGATGGGGCCATTGGCTGTAGCGGCGGTGCTTTATTTGCAAGGAGGGTATCGGGGTGGCTTTGCGATTTTGATTGTGCCAGCAGTCTTAGGGTTAATTGTGCTTTTGATCGGACAACGGCTTTACCCAAATCCCCGTGATTTTGAAGTAGACACAGCAACACTCAAAGGAGAGGGATTACCGCGAGTCTTTTGGATTTATCTTAGTGCAGTAGCCTTAGTTGCTGCGGGGTACGCAGATTTCCCTTTAATTGCCTACCACTTACAGAAAGGAGCGATCGCTTCCTCTAATACGATTCCTTTATTTTATGCGGTAGCTATGGGAGTTGACGCTATAGCTGCACTAATATTTGGGCGTTTGTTTGACCGCAGGGGGATTTCTATTCTCATTGTTGCGGTTTTGATATCATGCTTGTTTCCTCCATTGGCTTTTTCAGGAAACAGTAACCTTGCCCTTTTGGGAATGATTTTATGGGGTGTAGGGATGGGGGCACAAGAATCAATTATGAAAGCTGCGGTTGCAGGGATGGTGCCAATAGACAAACGCGCTTCCGCTTATGGAATTTTCAGCGCAGGCTATGGCTTATCCTGGTTTTTAGGTAGCGCCTTAATGGGAATTCTTTATGATCGCTCTGTTGGCTCCTTGGTTGTCTTTTCAGTCGTTATCCAAGTTGCAGCAATTCCCATTTTTTGGCAAGTAAGAAGGCACAACATTTAA
- a CDS encoding cupredoxin domain-containing protein, whose protein sequence is MFNKSKIFGSIAGLGLLFGTASSVATAQMPTEMPTHSSEQTSQFRRIEQPLALKVGVTLGGLGLIGLELWWFLFSKNKAIKANIDQGIQELTINVDGGYEPSRVIVKSGQPVRLNFFRRDPSSCLEKVLLPDFHIAQDLALNHVTPIEFTPPKPGQYQFTCGMNMFRGVVEVQ, encoded by the coding sequence ATGTTCAACAAAAGTAAGATTTTTGGGAGCATCGCAGGGCTAGGACTTCTGTTTGGTACAGCATCAAGCGTAGCAACAGCACAAATGCCAACCGAAATGCCAACACATTCATCAGAACAAACTAGTCAATTTCGCCGCATTGAACAACCACTAGCATTAAAAGTCGGCGTTACTTTGGGCGGTTTAGGATTAATTGGATTAGAACTGTGGTGGTTTCTATTCAGTAAAAACAAAGCTATAAAAGCTAATATTGATCAAGGAATACAAGAGCTAACAATTAATGTAGATGGAGGCTATGAACCTTCTCGTGTAATTGTAAAATCTGGTCAACCTGTACGGCTAAATTTCTTTCGCCGCGACCCCAGTAGCTGTTTGGAGAAAGTTTTACTACCTGATTTTCACATTGCTCAAGATTTAGCTCTCAATCACGTCACTCCCATTGAATTTACACCTCCTAAACCAGGTCAATATCAATTTACCTGTGGGATGAATATGTTTCGTGGTGTGGTAGAAGTCCAGTAG